GAGCTCTTGAAGGCTCGTCTTCGGATCCATCGCGGCGCCGTACCGCTCGGGATCGGCGAGCAGCGGCTGGGTCAGCCGCAGAACCAGATCGGTCGCAGCATCCGGACCGGCAGACAGGAAGGTCGCGCCGATCACGGCCTCCATCGTGTCGGCCAAGATGGAGTCCTTGTCACGACCGCCGGTCTGCTCCTCTCCTCGTCCGAGGAGAAGATGGTCGCCAAGGCCGATGCCACGGGCCACCTCTGCCAGAGCGAGGGTGGAGACGACGCTCGCCCGGCGCTTCGCGAGCGCTCCTTCGTCGAGGTCAGGCAGGGTCGTGAAAAGCATCACGGTCACTGCCTGGCCCAGAACGGAGTCGCCGAGAAACTCCAGGCGTTCGTTATGGGGAATACCACCGTGCTCGTACGCGTACGAACGGTGGGTCAACGCAAGAGTCAGCAGCTCGGCGTCAATACTGACGCCGAGCTGTGCTGTGAGAGCCCTCGTCCCCTCTGGGAGCCCTGTCACGTTGTACCAAACGTCTCTCAGACGTCGGCGACCTTGCGGCCCTTGTACTCGAGGAAGAGCTCGGTGCCCTGCGAGTCGGTGACGACCTTGGCCTGGTGCGGACGGCTGTAGACGACCTCGCCGTTCTCAATGGTCTTCACCAGAGCAACGGGAGCGGCCTTCCACTGCGCGCGACGCGAGCGGGTGTTCGAACGGGAAACCTTGCGCTTCGGGGGGTTACCAGCCATGGCTAACTACCTTCTGTGTTCTCGGGCGCACGGCGCTCTGCCGTCGTCCCTTGGTCTGTGATCTGCTGGAGCGCGCTCCATCGAGGATCGATGGGAGCCGCGGCATCCGCGCCTTTTCCTTCTGTCAGCTTCTCGCCGGTCTCAGGGTCGAGACCAAGGCAATCCGGCTGACAAACCGGCTGAAACGGGAGCGACAATACGGCCGCGTCCCTGACCAGAGTTTCAAGATCCACGTGGTCGTCTTGAACCTCGAAGTCAGTTGCTTCCTCTCCAGGATAGGCGAAAAGCTCTTGAATCTCGAC
The DNA window shown above is from Microbacterium keratanolyticum and carries:
- the rnc gene encoding ribonuclease III, coding for MTGLPEGTRALTAQLGVSIDAELLTLALTHRSYAYEHGGIPHNERLEFLGDSVLGQAVTVMLFTTLPDLDEGALAKRRASVVSTLALAEVARGIGLGDHLLLGRGEEQTGGRDKDSILADTMEAVIGATFLSAGPDAATDLVLRLTQPLLADPERYGAAMDPKTSLQELAARVGSLPPQYSVVASGPDHDRRFTATVVVGDVMTNGDGTSKKTAEMAAALSAWHAINNRA
- the rpmF gene encoding 50S ribosomal protein L32, with translation MAGNPPKRKVSRSNTRSRRAQWKAAPVALVKTIENGEVVYSRPHQAKVVTDSQGTELFLEYKGRKVADV
- a CDS encoding YceD family protein encodes the protein MREHELDITLSERWGEGIVAFEKDSELLLDVRLESVHEGILVTGTAEATYSGECGRCLEPISAPVEVEIQELFAYPGEEATDFEVQDDHVDLETLVRDAAVLSLPFQPVCQPDCLGLDPETGEKLTEGKGADAAAPIDPRWSALQQITDQGTTAERRAPENTEGS